A window from Hemibagrus wyckioides isolate EC202008001 linkage group LG17, SWU_Hwy_1.0, whole genome shotgun sequence encodes these proteins:
- the slc37a4a gene encoding glucose-6-phosphate exchanger SLC37A4a, which yields MAKSGYGYYRTTIFLAMFVGYTLYCFNRKTFSFVMPSVMQEIKLEKDDLGLITSSQSLAYAISKFISGVLSDQISARWLFSIGLFMVGGINVLFSQSSTVAMFSGLWFLNGLGQGFGWPACGKVLRKWFEPSQFGTWWAVLSSSMNLAGGLGPIIATLLAESYSWRSTLSISGLNCMVMSVVCLLVIQNEPKDVGLPSIEANAKKGKAASSRDKSTLKEFLLSPYLWLLSFSYLVVFGVKTACTDWGQLFLIQEKGQSALMGSSYMSALEIGGLVGSLAAGYLSDRAVARQGLRAYGNPRHGLLLSMMAGIYVSMYLFRTTVTPESSNVWILSLGAVFGFSSYGPIALFGVIANESAPSNYCGTSHAIVALMANVGGFLSGLPFSTIAKHYGWDTAFWVAEVICAVTTVSFFLLRNIQTKMGRAIKKLD from the exons ATGGCAAAGTCTGGATATGGCTACTACCGGACTACTATTTTCCTTGCCATGTTTGTGGGCTATACACTGTATTGCTTCAACAGGAAGACCTTCTCCTTTGTAATGCCTTCTGTAATGCAAGAGATCAAGTTGGAAAAAGATGACTTGG GTCTTATCACCAGCAGCCAGTCTCTGGCCTATGCTATCAGCAAGTTCATTAGTGGGGTGCTCTCCGATCAGATAAGTGCACGATGGCTTTTCTCCATTGGCCTTTTCATGGTGGGTGGCATCAATGTTCTGTTCTCACAGTCCTCCACTGTGGCCATGTTCTCTGGGCTCTGGTTCCTGAATGGACTTGGCCAGGGATTTGGATGGCCGGCATGTGGAAAAGTGCTTCGCAAG TGGTTTGAGCCATCTCAGTTTGGGACGTGGTGGGCAGTGCTGTCTTCCAGCATGAACCTAGCTGGTGGACTGGGACCAATCATTGCCACACTTCTGGCTGAAAGCTACAGCTGGAGGTCTACTCTATCCATCTCAGGCCTGAATTGTATGGTCATGTCAGTGGTCTGTCTGCTGGTGATCCAGAATGAGCCTAAAGATGTTGGACTGCCCAGTATAGAGGCTAACGCAAAGAAAGGCAAAGCAG CCTCTAGTAGGGATAAGAGCACCTTGAAGGAGTTCCTTCTATCACCATATCTGTGGTTATTGTCATTCAGCTACTTGGTAGTGTTTGGAGTGAAGACTGCTTGCACAGACTGGGGGCAGCTCTTCCTCATCCAGGAAAAGGGCCAGTCAGCATTGATGG GCAGTTCTTACATGAGTGCCTTGGAGATTGGAGGGCTGGTGGGCAGTTTAGCTGCTGGATATCTGTCAGACAGGGCTGTAGCACGG CAAGGACTGCGTGCATACGGTAACCCACGGCATGGTCTCCTGCTGTCCATGATGGCAGGAATATACGTCTCCATGTATCTGTTCCGAACCACTGTCACTCCGGAAAGCTCAAAT GTTTGGATTCTCTCTCTGGGTGCTGTTTTTGGCTTCTCTTCTTATGGACCAATCGCTCTGTTTGGAGTCATTGCTAATGAGAGCGCCCCTTCCAACTACTGTGGAACATCACATGCTATTGTAGCCTTGATGGCAAATG TTGGAGGTTTTCTCTCTGGGTTGCCATTCAGCACTATCGCAAAACACTATGGCTGGGACACAGCATTCTGGGTCGCAGAGGTAATCTGCGCTGTCACTACAGTTAGCTTCTTCCTTCTCCGTAACATCCAGACCAAGATGGGACGTGCTATAAAGAAGCTTGATTGA
- the trappc4 gene encoding trafficking protein particle complex subunit 4 produces MAIFSVYVVNKAGGLIYQYDNYVPRTEVEKTFSFPLDIVLKIHDEKVVVSFGQRDGIRVGHAVLSINGVDVNGKYTAEGKEILEYLKDRSNYPVSIRFGRARLTSNEKLMLASMFHSLFAIGSQLSPEVGSSGIEMLETDVFKLHCFQTLTGIKFIVLADPRQSGVDALLRKIYEIYSDFALKNPFYSLEMPIRCELFDQNLKSALEVAEKAGTFGTGS; encoded by the exons ATGGCGATATTCAGTGTTTATGTTGTCAACAAGGCCGGTGGACTAATTTACCAATATGACAATTATGTTCCTCGAACAGAAGTCGAGAAAACGTTTAGCTTTCCACTCGATATAGTACTCAAGATTCATGATGAGAAGGTGGTGGTTTCATTCGGTCAGCGGGACGGAATCCGAG TTGGTCACGCTGTGCTTTCTATTAACGGGGTGGACGTGAATGGCAAATACACAGCAGAAGGAAAGGAAATACTGGAATACCTGAAGGATCGATCAAACTATCCTGTTTCTATCCGGTTTGGCCGAGCACGACTGACCTCCAATGAGAAACTCATGCTGGCTTCAATGTTCCACTC GTTATTTGCCATCGGGTCACAGCTGTCTCCTGAGGTCGGCAGCTCAGGTATCGAAATGCTGGAGACAGATGTGTTTAAACTGCACTGCTTCCAGACACTCACAG GGATCAAGTTCATCGTGCTAGCGGATCCTCGCCAGTCTGGTGTTGACGCGCTCCTGAGAAAGATCTATGAAATCTATTCAGACTTTGCCTTAAAGAATCCTTTCTACTCTCTGGAGATGCCCATCAG atgTGAACTTTTTGATCAAAATCTGAAGAGCGCTCTGGAAGTAGCAGAGAAGGCTGGTACATTTGGGACAGGTTCCTGA